The Ictidomys tridecemlineatus isolate mIctTri1 chromosome 6, mIctTri1.hap1, whole genome shotgun sequence genome includes a region encoding these proteins:
- the Thsd1 gene encoding thrombospondin type-1 domain-containing protein 1 isoform X1 produces MKPMLKDFSNLLLVVLCDYVLGEAEYLLLGEPGHVALSNSTVSVDFQYADGANGTLRNVSVLLLEANTNQTLTTKYLLTNQSQGTLEFECFYFKEAGDYWFMMTPEVIDNSTAVPWWEKSAFLKVEWPVFHVDLNRTSKAAEGTFQVGLFTNQPLCLFPGDKPDMLVDVIFTNSLPEARTSPGQPLEIRTTKRAELTQSQWVEFGCAPVGPEAYVTVVLKLRGQDSVITSTGPIDLAQKFGYKLAMVPELTCESGVEVMVLPPPCVFVQGVVAVFKEAPRRPGERTIQLAENSLPLGERRTVFNCTLFDMGKNKYCFNFGVSRRSHFSAKEKECMLIQRNIETWGLWQPWSQCSATCGDGVRERRRVCLTSFPSRPGCPGVSSEASPCSLEECAAFRPASSSPLPPQGPAKSNNIVTVTGISLCLFIIIATVLITLWRRFGRSPKCSTPARHNSIHSPSFRKNSDEENICELSEQRGSFSDGGDGPGGSPGDTGIPLTYRRSVQVTPEDDASGSESFQSNAQKIIPPLFSYRLAQQQLKEMKKKGLTETTKVYHVSQSPLTDTAIDSAAGPPLDLESPEEAAASKFRIKSPFLDQPVGLGSGGERPPSRLDFNMSQASCAISPSQTLIRKSQLRHTSGRGASSERSHPRNSHFRRTASFHETKQPRPFRERSMSTLTPRQAPTYSSRMRTWDQAEDRFRPPSRGAHLVPEKLEHFQGAGGISGPLSPLPKPYTMGQPMRKADLGDRQAGLVAGVERTEPHRARRGPSPSHRSVSRKQSSPTSPKDSYQRVSPLSPSPCRKDKCQSFPAQPEFAFYDNTSFGLTEAEQRMLDLPGYFGSNEEDETTSTLSVEKLVI; encoded by the exons TCCTTGGAGAAGCCGAGTATCTCCTCTTAGGAGAGCCAGGCCATGTAGCACTAAGCAACAGCACCGTGTCAGTGGATTTCCAGTATGCTGATGGTGCTAACGGGACGTTGAGGAATGTGTCTGTCCTACTGCTGGAGGCCAACACCAATCAGACTCTTACCACCAAGTACCTCCTGACCAACCAGTCCCAGGGAACACTGGAGTTTGAGTGCTTCTACTTCAAAGAGGCTGGCGACTACTGGTTCATGATGACTCCGGAAGTGATAGACAACAGTACTGCAGTCCCCTGGTGGGAGAAAAGTGCTTTTCTGAAGGTGGAATGGCCCGTCTTTCATGTTGACTTGAACAGGACATCCAAGGCAGCAGAAGGCACCTTCCAGGTGGGCCTTTTTACCAATCAGCCACTGTGTCTGTTTCCTGGTGACAAACCTGACATGTTAGTGGATGTCATCTTCACCAACAGTCTTCCTGAGGCTAGGACAAGTCCAGGTCAGCCACTAGAGATAAGAACTACCAAAAGGGCAGAACTCACTCAAAGTCAATGGGTTGAGTTTGGCTGTGCACCTGTGGGGCCAGAGGCCTATGTCACCGTGGTGCTAAAGCTGCGTGGCCAAGACTCGGTCATCACTTCCACAGGACCCATTGACCTGGCTCAGAAATTTGGATATAAATTGGCGATGGTGCCAGAGCTCACGTGTGAGTCTGGAGTGGAGGTGATGGTCCTGCCCCCACCGTGTGTCTTCGTCCAAGGAGTGGTGGCTGTCTTCAAGGAGGCCCCCAGACGCCCTGGAGAGAGGACCATTCAGCTAGCTGAAAACAGCTTGCCCCTGGGAGAGAGGAGAACAGTGTTTAACTGCACTTTGTTTGACATGGGCAAGAATAAATATTGCTTTAACTTTGGAGTTTCAAGGAGAAGCCATTTTTCTGCAAAGGAAAAGGAATGCATGCTCATTCAGAGAAATATAG AAACTTGGGGACTGTGGCAGCCATGGAGCCAATGTAGCGCTACGTGTGGGGATGGTGTCAGAGAACGTCGCCGAGTATGTCTCACTTCCTTCCCCTCCAGACCTGGCTGCCCTGGAGTGTCCTCGGAGGCCTCCCCATGTTCCCTGGAGGAGTGTGCTG CTTTCCGGCCAGCCAGCTCATCCCCCCTTCCACCCCAGGGTCCGGCAAAGTCCAACAACATCGTGACGGTCACCGGGATATCCCTGTGCCTCTTCATCATCATTGCCACCGTCCTCATCACTCTATGGAGGAGGTTTGGCCGGTCCCCCAAATGCAGCACCCCGGCTCGACACAACTCCATCCATTCCCCCAGCTTCCGGAAGAACTCGGACGAGGAGAACATCTGCGAGCTGAGCGAGCAGCGGGGAAGCTTCTCGGATGGGGGTGATGGGCCTGGGGGGAGCCCAGGGGACACGGGTATCCCTCTGACCTACAGGCGCAGTGTGCAGGTGACTCCTGAGGACGACGCCTCTGGCAGCGAGAGCTTTCAGTCCAATGCACAGAAGATAATCCCCCCTCTGTTCAGCTACCGCCTTGCCCAGCAGCAGCTGAAGGAGATGAAGAAGAAAGGACTGACCGAGACCACCAAAGTGTACCATGTGTCTCAGAGTCCCCTGACAGACACCGCCATAGACTCTGCGGCTGGTCCCCCCTTAGACTTGGAAAGCCCAGAAGAAGCTGCAGCCAGTAAGTTCCGGATCAAGTCTCCATTTCTGGACCAgcctgtggggctggggagtggCGGGGAAAGGCCTCCCTCCAGGCTGGATTTCAACATGTCTCAGGCCAGTTGTGCCATCAGCCCCAGCCAGACTCTGATCCGCAAGTCCCAGTTGAGGCACACGAGTGGCAGAGGGGCCTCATCAGAAAGGAGCCACCCCAGGAATTCCCATTTCAGGAGGACGGCGAGTTTTCATGAGACCAAGCAACCCCGACCATTCCGGGAGAGGAGCATGTCCACTCTGACTCCACGGCAGGCCCCCACCTACAGTTCTAGGATGCGTACCTGGGACCAGGCAGAGGACAGGTTTAGGCCTCCGAGTCGAGGTGCTCACCTGGTTCCTGAGAAACTGGAGCATTTCCAAGGAGCAGGTGGAATCAGTGGTCCATTGAGCCCTCTCCCTAAACCCTACACCATGGGGCAGCCTATGCGGAAAGCAGACCTGGGGGACCGCCAGGCAGGACTAGTGGCAGGAGTGGAGAGAACAGAGCCCCACAGAGCTCGGAGGGGACCATCCCCCAGTCACAGGAGTGTCTCAAGGAAGCAGTCTTCCCCCACGTCTCCCAAAGATAGCTACCAGAGGGTCAGTCCACTGAGCCCTTCTCCATGTAGGAAAGACAAGTGTCAGAGCTTCCCGGCCCAGCCTGAGTTTGCCTTCTATGACAACACATCTTTTGGCCTCACTGAGGCTGAGCAAAGGATGCTGGACCTCCCGGGATATTTTGGCTCAAACGAAGAGGATGAAACCACCAGTACCCTTAGTGTGGAAAAGCTGGTCATCTAG
- the Thsd1 gene encoding thrombospondin type-1 domain-containing protein 1 isoform X2 encodes MKPMLKDFSNLLLVVLCDYVLGEAEYLLLGEPGHVALSNSTVSVDFQYADGANGTLRNVSVLLLEANTNQTLTTKYLLTNQSQGTLEFECFYFKEAGDYWFMMTPEVIDNSTAVPWWEKSAFLKVEWPVFHVDLNRTSKAAEGTFQVGLFTNQPLCLFPGDKPDMLVDVIFTNSLPEARTSPGQPLEIRTTKRAELTQSQWVEFGCAPVGPEAYVTVVLKLRGQDSVITSTGPIDLAQKFGYKLAMVPELTCESGVEVMVLPPPCVFVQGVVAVFKEAPRRPGERTIQLAENSLPLGERRTVFNCTLFDMGKNKYCFNFGVSRRSHFSAKEKECMLIQRNIAFRPASSSPLPPQGPAKSNNIVTVTGISLCLFIIIATVLITLWRRFGRSPKCSTPARHNSIHSPSFRKNSDEENICELSEQRGSFSDGGDGPGGSPGDTGIPLTYRRSVQVTPEDDASGSESFQSNAQKIIPPLFSYRLAQQQLKEMKKKGLTETTKVYHVSQSPLTDTAIDSAAGPPLDLESPEEAAASKFRIKSPFLDQPVGLGSGGERPPSRLDFNMSQASCAISPSQTLIRKSQLRHTSGRGASSERSHPRNSHFRRTASFHETKQPRPFRERSMSTLTPRQAPTYSSRMRTWDQAEDRFRPPSRGAHLVPEKLEHFQGAGGISGPLSPLPKPYTMGQPMRKADLGDRQAGLVAGVERTEPHRARRGPSPSHRSVSRKQSSPTSPKDSYQRVSPLSPSPCRKDKCQSFPAQPEFAFYDNTSFGLTEAEQRMLDLPGYFGSNEEDETTSTLSVEKLVI; translated from the exons TCCTTGGAGAAGCCGAGTATCTCCTCTTAGGAGAGCCAGGCCATGTAGCACTAAGCAACAGCACCGTGTCAGTGGATTTCCAGTATGCTGATGGTGCTAACGGGACGTTGAGGAATGTGTCTGTCCTACTGCTGGAGGCCAACACCAATCAGACTCTTACCACCAAGTACCTCCTGACCAACCAGTCCCAGGGAACACTGGAGTTTGAGTGCTTCTACTTCAAAGAGGCTGGCGACTACTGGTTCATGATGACTCCGGAAGTGATAGACAACAGTACTGCAGTCCCCTGGTGGGAGAAAAGTGCTTTTCTGAAGGTGGAATGGCCCGTCTTTCATGTTGACTTGAACAGGACATCCAAGGCAGCAGAAGGCACCTTCCAGGTGGGCCTTTTTACCAATCAGCCACTGTGTCTGTTTCCTGGTGACAAACCTGACATGTTAGTGGATGTCATCTTCACCAACAGTCTTCCTGAGGCTAGGACAAGTCCAGGTCAGCCACTAGAGATAAGAACTACCAAAAGGGCAGAACTCACTCAAAGTCAATGGGTTGAGTTTGGCTGTGCACCTGTGGGGCCAGAGGCCTATGTCACCGTGGTGCTAAAGCTGCGTGGCCAAGACTCGGTCATCACTTCCACAGGACCCATTGACCTGGCTCAGAAATTTGGATATAAATTGGCGATGGTGCCAGAGCTCACGTGTGAGTCTGGAGTGGAGGTGATGGTCCTGCCCCCACCGTGTGTCTTCGTCCAAGGAGTGGTGGCTGTCTTCAAGGAGGCCCCCAGACGCCCTGGAGAGAGGACCATTCAGCTAGCTGAAAACAGCTTGCCCCTGGGAGAGAGGAGAACAGTGTTTAACTGCACTTTGTTTGACATGGGCAAGAATAAATATTGCTTTAACTTTGGAGTTTCAAGGAGAAGCCATTTTTCTGCAAAGGAAAAGGAATGCATGCTCATTCAGAGAAATATAG CTTTCCGGCCAGCCAGCTCATCCCCCCTTCCACCCCAGGGTCCGGCAAAGTCCAACAACATCGTGACGGTCACCGGGATATCCCTGTGCCTCTTCATCATCATTGCCACCGTCCTCATCACTCTATGGAGGAGGTTTGGCCGGTCCCCCAAATGCAGCACCCCGGCTCGACACAACTCCATCCATTCCCCCAGCTTCCGGAAGAACTCGGACGAGGAGAACATCTGCGAGCTGAGCGAGCAGCGGGGAAGCTTCTCGGATGGGGGTGATGGGCCTGGGGGGAGCCCAGGGGACACGGGTATCCCTCTGACCTACAGGCGCAGTGTGCAGGTGACTCCTGAGGACGACGCCTCTGGCAGCGAGAGCTTTCAGTCCAATGCACAGAAGATAATCCCCCCTCTGTTCAGCTACCGCCTTGCCCAGCAGCAGCTGAAGGAGATGAAGAAGAAAGGACTGACCGAGACCACCAAAGTGTACCATGTGTCTCAGAGTCCCCTGACAGACACCGCCATAGACTCTGCGGCTGGTCCCCCCTTAGACTTGGAAAGCCCAGAAGAAGCTGCAGCCAGTAAGTTCCGGATCAAGTCTCCATTTCTGGACCAgcctgtggggctggggagtggCGGGGAAAGGCCTCCCTCCAGGCTGGATTTCAACATGTCTCAGGCCAGTTGTGCCATCAGCCCCAGCCAGACTCTGATCCGCAAGTCCCAGTTGAGGCACACGAGTGGCAGAGGGGCCTCATCAGAAAGGAGCCACCCCAGGAATTCCCATTTCAGGAGGACGGCGAGTTTTCATGAGACCAAGCAACCCCGACCATTCCGGGAGAGGAGCATGTCCACTCTGACTCCACGGCAGGCCCCCACCTACAGTTCTAGGATGCGTACCTGGGACCAGGCAGAGGACAGGTTTAGGCCTCCGAGTCGAGGTGCTCACCTGGTTCCTGAGAAACTGGAGCATTTCCAAGGAGCAGGTGGAATCAGTGGTCCATTGAGCCCTCTCCCTAAACCCTACACCATGGGGCAGCCTATGCGGAAAGCAGACCTGGGGGACCGCCAGGCAGGACTAGTGGCAGGAGTGGAGAGAACAGAGCCCCACAGAGCTCGGAGGGGACCATCCCCCAGTCACAGGAGTGTCTCAAGGAAGCAGTCTTCCCCCACGTCTCCCAAAGATAGCTACCAGAGGGTCAGTCCACTGAGCCCTTCTCCATGTAGGAAAGACAAGTGTCAGAGCTTCCCGGCCCAGCCTGAGTTTGCCTTCTATGACAACACATCTTTTGGCCTCACTGAGGCTGAGCAAAGGATGCTGGACCTCCCGGGATATTTTGGCTCAAACGAAGAGGATGAAACCACCAGTACCCTTAGTGTGGAAAAGCTGGTCATCTAG